The following proteins come from a genomic window of Candidatus Hydrogenedens sp.:
- a CDS encoding sugar phosphate nucleotidyltransferase: MYQGVILAAGHGARLGPFGEQNPKPIVPIANKPLIVYQIEALKSLGITDFIIVIGHLGYRIIQTLGDGSNWGVNIRYVEQEKRLGLAHAVGQLEPHIKGPFFLLLGDIFFHAPDLNLMSEVMLQNQCACVLATKEENNIENIKKNFSVYTSKDGFVTKVIEKPKYPQTNLKGCGIYLFDERIFEGIRRTPRTALRDEYELTDSIQILIDFGYPVKALSIIEWDVNLTYIKDLITCCIYELARQGKTYITGDNCKLGHNCSLDNTVIGDNVTIGDNCTLKKCVVLNNASIPANTHLENCVISPEGILE; encoded by the coding sequence ATGTATCAAGGAGTAATCTTAGCCGCAGGACATGGAGCACGACTGGGTCCCTTCGGGGAACAAAATCCCAAACCGATTGTCCCTATTGCAAATAAACCTTTGATTGTTTACCAGATTGAAGCACTGAAATCTCTCGGTATTACAGATTTTATTATAGTCATTGGGCATTTAGGGTATCGAATTATACAAACATTAGGAGATGGAAGTAATTGGGGTGTTAATATTCGTTATGTAGAACAAGAAAAACGATTAGGATTGGCACATGCGGTAGGACAATTAGAACCTCATATCAAAGGACCTTTTTTTCTACTTTTAGGAGATATATTTTTCCATGCTCCTGATTTGAACCTCATGAGTGAAGTCATGTTACAAAATCAATGTGCCTGTGTATTAGCTACAAAGGAAGAAAACAATATTGAGAACATAAAGAAAAACTTCAGTGTTTATACTTCTAAGGACGGGTTTGTAACGAAAGTAATAGAAAAACCCAAATATCCCCAAACAAACTTAAAAGGATGCGGTATTTATTTATTTGATGAACGGATTTTTGAAGGTATTCGACGAACTCCTCGCACGGCATTAAGAGATGAATATGAACTGACCGATTCTATTCAGATTCTTATTGATTTTGGTTATCCTGTAAAAGCACTTTCGATTATTGAATGGGATGTAAATCTAACTTATATTAAAGACCTTATTACATGTTGTATTTACGAATTAGCAAGGCAGGGAAAAACATATATAACTGGGGATAATTGTAAATTAGGGCATAACTGTTCTCTGGATAACACTGTAATTGGGGATAATGTCACTATTGGAGATAACTGCACATTAAAGAAATGTGTGGTTTTAAATAATGCTTCTATTCCTGCAAACACACACCTTGAAAATTGCGTAATATCCCCCGAAGGTATTTTAGAATAA